The genome window AACCCTGGCAAGTGATGGCTTCCTGAAAGGAGGGGGGTTGATATCAAAAAGAAAAATGGAGGATCGAACAAGCTACCTAACCTCTCTGGTTTCTCCCACTGCCTCCACAGCCAGCCATGGGGGGaccaggctgggctggggttACAAAGGACTGGACCCTCCAAGAGAGACcagctgaggggaggggggctcagAGAGCCTAGAGGAGACACTGTCCCAGACACAACCAGGAGCCTGAATAACATCCACAGGTATGGAGAACAGTCAGTAGTTCCTCGGTAGCCTTTGCTGGGTCCTACATGATAGcctctccttccttttcccCTCAGGTCTGAGGGACATGCCAGGCCTGGGTTGGAGCAGGTGCCAGAGGGTGACGGCACCACAAGACCATCAGAGTCGGCTCCTCCCTCCGGTTCTGGACCTCTGGGCTAATTCCTAGGAACACTTCTCTCAGTTTGGATAGACATGCATcttgtcttttgtttttaaGTAATATGTATAAGTCTCTACAGCACATGTTTGCTTATTGTATGCTTTCATCATAGAAGCATGAATATAAAAAGCATATAGCAGAACATTTGTATTTCTTACAAATGACTGAAATAACATTATTTGCCATGAGTCTGTGCCTATCCCATTTCACAACCAAATAAGACAACTATTATTTGTTTAAAAATAATTATACTGTAATGTTTATGAATCTCATAATGAAAGGACAACCTATCTTGGTATGGTTTGTATTAACAATGGGCCAAAGTACATACATTTATGTCATAACATAACCATAGAAATTGTATTTTCAGTGCACTGTATTGATATAAAgtcatgtaaaaaaaacttttatttatttattatagaACACAGTACCGGTAACTAGAAATCCTATCTTCACAGAAGACACTGCCGCTTCTTAAATATATTTAGTAGCGTTTAAATATATGAAAAATGTATCAAGCCAAACATTGGATGAATGTCTTTACAACTGTACAAACTCAAGGCACATACACATGGTGTGAAAGACAATAAAAAAGTAAGTATAAACAGTAAGTACTAAGGAGACCCAAAGACATGTTTTGTGCTCTGTTTGTGTCATCTGAGCCCTGGGCGCGTCAGGCTCGAAGCTCCTGGACTCCATCAAACTGACGCAGGTGaaagtgtctctctgtgtgccgGACCATACACCTGAGGGCTACAAAGCCTGACAAGGCctttaggagaggaggagatgagccgGAGGAACAGGTTGTGTGGAAGAAAAGTCCAATTAAACACAAGCAGGATAAAACATGTTAGTACCAATACTGTTGGTATAATCACCAAAGGGATGATGGCGGTAGGGATATTGTATTATTAAAGCCATATGGAGCAGAATGGTGTTATTATTCTTAATATTACGAGTGAAGGGTCAGTGTGAGTCACCTTACCTGTGTAAGTAGGAAGAGAGCCAGGACGATGTGGACTCCTCTCTCCAGAGGCTGGATAAGAATGGCCTCATTGAACAGCTGGAAAAGGATCAGAGGAAACTGGAGGAGGAGACTAAGCAGCCAGAATCCGGCCAGTTCTGGAACCTAGcagaacacaaaacacatgaTTTGAATTTAGGGCAGAAACATACGGAGgctgcgtgtgtatgcgtgtttgcTGCTGACCTTTTCTTGCAAATTTCCTGCATATCCCAAGTAGAGCCTGATGGCTTCTATGAAAGTCATGAGGATGAGGACGGTGATGAGGATGAACTTGTAGTAGTCGGGAAGAGCAGAATACTGAGAACAGGGAAGGATGTCATAATATAAGTTATATTTCAATTCTACGTacatccttacacacacaaatgctaacATTTTGCGAACTTAGAACTATTTGCTACCTTGAGGTGCAGCATCAGTACCTCGCTGATCCACCACAACGGGAAAAAACACATGTTGAAGAACAGAGACATCTGGAGAGGGAGGCTTGAGAC of Osmerus mordax isolate fOsmMor3 chromosome 4, fOsmMor3.pri, whole genome shotgun sequence contains these proteins:
- the tmem17 gene encoding transmembrane protein 17B, with the translated sequence MELPEPIRKRLGDLSRTVFVDPTRTQPTHEDNVTFLGHNREVVSSLPLQMSLFFNMCFFPLWWISEVLMLHLKYSALPDYYKFILITVLILMTFIEAIRLYLGYAGNLQEKVPELAGFWLLSLLLQFPLILFQLFNEAILIQPLERGVHIVLALFLLTQALSGFVALRCMVRHTERHFHLRQFDGVQELRA